The genomic segment TCCACCCCGAAGTGGGCGGTGACGATCGCATCCATCGTTACTTCGTCGAACTCGTCAAGCAGTCCTAGAAGGGGAGCGTCATGTCAGGCCATTCCAAGTGGGCAACCACGAAGCACAAGAAGGCCATTGTCGACGCCAAGCGCGGCAAGATGTTCGCCAAGCTGGTCAAGAACATCGAGGTCGCAGCGCGCATTGGCGGCGCCGATCCCGAGGGCAATCCGACGCTTTATGACGCGATCCAGAAGGCCAAGAAGTCGTCGGTCCCCAAGGACCACATCGATCGCGCGGTCAAGCGCGGCGGCGGCATAGGCGCGGACGCGGTCGATTACACGACGATCATGTACGAGGGATACGCCCCGGGTGGTGTCGCGCTGCTCGTCGAGTGCCTGACGGACAACAAGAACCGCGCTGCGATGGAAGTCCGTACGGCGATGACTCGCAACAACGGCACGATGGCCGATCCCGGCTCGGTGTCCTACATGTTCCACCGCAAGGGCGTCATCATGGTCCCGGCGGAGCAGGATGGCAGCGAGACCGACGAGGACACGGTTCTCATGGCCGTCCTCGATGCCGGCGCCGAAGAGGTCAACGACCTCGATGGCACCTTCGAGATCATCAGCGAGGCGACTGACCTGGTCGCCGTACGTACGGCGCTGCAGGATGCGGGACTCGACTACGACTCGGCGGATGCCTCGTTCGTTCCGACGATGACTGTCGACGTGGACGTGGATGCGGCAACCAAGATCCTCAAACTGATTGATGCGCTCGAGGACTGCGACGACGTACAGAACGTCTTCTCCAACTTCGACGCCTCAGACGAGGTCATGGCGCAGGTCGAATGACCCGCGTGTCGCCCCTGCCCTGAGGGGGAGCGCGACTAGGCTGTCGAACATGCGTTCGGTTGCGAGGTGTGTCCGTTGAGGGTGATCGGCATCGACCCAGGCCTGACTCGCTGCGGCTTCGGAGTCGTTGACGGGTCCGTCGGACGCGCGCTGACCATGGTCGACGTCGGTGTCTACCGCACACCGCCGGACATGGACACCTCCCGACGCCTGCACCTGTTGGAGCAGGGCATCGAGGCGAGCATCCTCAAGCACCAGCCCGACATCGTCGCCGTCGAGCGAGTCTTCAGCCAGCACAATGTTCGCACCGTCATGGGCACAGCTCAGGCCAGCGGCATCGCAATGCTGGTCGCTGCACGCCACGACATCCCGGTTCAGCTCCACACTCCGAGCGAGGTCAAAGCCTCAGTGACCGGAAGTGGCCGCGCTGACAAGCCGCAGGTGACTCAGATGGTCACGCGGCTGCTGCGACTGACCGAAGCGCCCAAGCCCGCTGACGCCGCAGATGCACTCGCGCTCGCCATCTGCCAGATCTGGCGCGGGGGAGCGCAAAACAGACTCCAGGACGCAATAGCGCAGAACAAATTGCTCGCCTCCGGCAAGGCTGCCCGATGATCGCCCACGTCCGCGGCCCCGTCGCCGCCGTCACTCTGACTTCCGCCGTCATCGACGTCGGGGGAGTCGGCATGCAGATCATGTGCTCGCCCGGCACGATCGCTCAGCTGCGGATCGGCCAAGAGGCTCAGCTTTCCACCTCGATGGTGGTTCGCGAGGACTCGATGACGCTCTACGGCTTCGCCGACACGGACGAGCGCGACATGTTCGAGCTCGTGCAGACCGCCAGCGGTGTCGGACCGAAGGTCGCACAAGCCATGCTCGCCGTCCTCGATCCCGATCGCCTGCGTCGCGCCATCGGGCAAGGTGATCTCGCGACCCTCACGATGGTGCCCGGTATTGGCCGCAAGGGAGCCGAGCGCATCGTGGTTGAGCTCAAGGATCGTGTCGGGGTCACCAGCAAGGTCGTCGCAGGCCAGCCGCAATGGCGTGACCAGGTGCACGAAGCCTTGCTCGGGCTCGGTTGGTCGGCCCGTGATGCAGATGCCGCCCTCGAGAAGGTCGCAGCAGAACAAGGCGATGACCCGGACGTCTCAGTCGTTCTGCGCGAAGCACTCCGTACGTTGGCGAGGGACCGATGAACGAAACAGAGTTCGACTCAGACGACGGCTTCGAGGCGATTGTCGCCGATGCTGGGCCGGAGGAACGCGCCTTCGAGGCCGCACTCCGTCCTCGGACCCTCGAGGAGCTGATTGGCCAGGAGCGCGTACGCGAGCAGCTCTCGCTGATGCTCGAAGCGGCAGTCGCCCGCGGACGTACTCCCGACCACGTCCTGCTCTCGGGCCCTCCCGGACTCGGCAAGACGACCATCGCGATGATCATCGCTCACCAGCTCAGCGCACCCCTGCGCATCACCAGCGGCCCGGCGATTCAGCATGCTGGTGACCTGGCGGCAATCCTTTCGGGTGTCAACGAAGGCGATGTGCTCTTCATCGACGAGATTCACCGCATGTCGCGCCCGGCCGAAGAGCTGCTCTACATGGCGATGGAGGACTTCCGCGTCGACGTGATCGTAGGCAAGGGTCCTGGCGCCACAGCAATCCCACTCGAAATTCCACCGTTCACGGTGGTCGGTGCCACGACACGGGCTGGCTTGCTGCCCAGCCCGTTGCGTGACCGGTTCGGCTTCACGGCTCAGCTCGACTACTACGACACCGCCGAGCTGCACCGCATCGTCGATCGTTCGGCTGGACTCCTCGATCTCGAGGTGACCGAAGACGGC from the Aeromicrobium panaciterrae genome contains:
- a CDS encoding YebC/PmpR family DNA-binding transcriptional regulator; this encodes MSGHSKWATTKHKKAIVDAKRGKMFAKLVKNIEVAARIGGADPEGNPTLYDAIQKAKKSSVPKDHIDRAVKRGGGIGADAVDYTTIMYEGYAPGGVALLVECLTDNKNRAAMEVRTAMTRNNGTMADPGSVSYMFHRKGVIMVPAEQDGSETDEDTVLMAVLDAGAEEVNDLDGTFEIISEATDLVAVRTALQDAGLDYDSADASFVPTMTVDVDVDAATKILKLIDALEDCDDVQNVFSNFDASDEVMAQVE
- the ruvC gene encoding crossover junction endodeoxyribonuclease RuvC; translated protein: MRVIGIDPGLTRCGFGVVDGSVGRALTMVDVGVYRTPPDMDTSRRLHLLEQGIEASILKHQPDIVAVERVFSQHNVRTVMGTAQASGIAMLVAARHDIPVQLHTPSEVKASVTGSGRADKPQVTQMVTRLLRLTEAPKPADAADALALAICQIWRGGAQNRLQDAIAQNKLLASGKAAR
- the ruvA gene encoding Holliday junction branch migration protein RuvA, which codes for MIAHVRGPVAAVTLTSAVIDVGGVGMQIMCSPGTIAQLRIGQEAQLSTSMVVREDSMTLYGFADTDERDMFELVQTASGVGPKVAQAMLAVLDPDRLRRAIGQGDLATLTMVPGIGRKGAERIVVELKDRVGVTSKVVAGQPQWRDQVHEALLGLGWSARDADAALEKVAAEQGDDPDVSVVLREALRTLARDR
- the ruvB gene encoding Holliday junction branch migration DNA helicase RuvB, whose translation is MNETEFDSDDGFEAIVADAGPEERAFEAALRPRTLEELIGQERVREQLSLMLEAAVARGRTPDHVLLSGPPGLGKTTIAMIIAHQLSAPLRITSGPAIQHAGDLAAILSGVNEGDVLFIDEIHRMSRPAEELLYMAMEDFRVDVIVGKGPGATAIPLEIPPFTVVGATTRAGLLPSPLRDRFGFTAQLDYYDTAELHRIVDRSAGLLDLEVTEDGGREIASRSRGTPRIANRLLRRVRDFAEVRAGGVINHDVARDALALYEVDELGLDRLDRAVLGALCRSFGGGPVGVQTLAVAVGEERETVEELAEPFLVRLGFLARTPRGRVATAAAWRHLGLVAPASAAQLPLDVE